The following proteins are encoded in a genomic region of Coffea eugenioides isolate CCC68of chromosome 6, Ceug_1.0, whole genome shotgun sequence:
- the LOC113774077 gene encoding uncharacterized protein LOC113774077, producing MKLLKRLDHFDEFIRKSQGLSKQEVLDYDDLCLFPNVQLPVGFKTPKFNKYDGTGNPKTHLRLFPNKLGRPVDDENLPLRLFPESLEGDALDWYSNLKPEEVKTWLDLSSAFIRQYEYNCELAPTRTTLEGTKRRPSEDHKTYAKRWRKIAAKVEPPMTEDEIIRTFIKAHDPPYFEEIFRMTGCTFAAIVNKLEEYDDFMRAEKIVNVSALKSQVEALQGQGSSGKKPQFKKKEGDATFIWNQNPSPKPRYQHNPTYQPHYPYYSNPHHVYTTNIHHPRPRPSYPNPPLAHFQISQPNPPQNRPRPPYNPRFPPLNRPVYSHPQPPEPYNQSRSRTFTDLGRPLDQLYDQLKAAGKIGTVPPLTYPYGIYAGYNPQAVCAYHSGAPGHSTVDCKALKHRIQDMIEAGEIVIRKKEAQGPNINRNPLPEHANTIGVILDDAEYEEQVKKLAREAEVFGITDQPFIIEVPFEEDKRPFILDLTLAESKALEPMVIEFPEQEPVLSLQRVPWNYDEPVIQIGEKSIAKEEVSVVTRPGRIASPFGATIPIQTNNPELPAKPTITEKEALDFLKRLQRSEYNVVEKLSKSPAQISMLDLLFSSDMHRDALLEVLTKAQIPKDISVANF from the coding sequence atgaagttacttaagcGATTGGATCATTTCGATGAGTTCAtcaggaaaagccaaggtttaagcaaacaaGAGGTGTTAGACTACGATGATCTGTGCCTGTTTCCAAATGTACAGCTGCCCGTGGGATTCAAGACCCCGAAGTTCAATAAATATGATGGTACGGGCAATCCTAAGACACACCTGCGTTTGTTTCCCAACAAGTTGGGCAGACCGGTGGATGACGAAAACTTGCCATTAAGGTTATTTCCAGAGAGTCTAGAAGGAGACGCCCTCGATTggtattcaaacttaaagccAGAGGAGGTGAAGACTTGGCTTGATCTGTCCAGCGCCTTCATCAGACAATACGAATATAACTGCGAGCTAGCACCGACCAGAACTACTTTGGAAGGCACCAAGAGGCGACCGtctgaagatcataagacatacgCCAAAAGATGGAGGAAGATAGCTGCCAAGGTTGAGCCTCCGATGACCgaagatgaaattattcgcactttcataaaggcgcatgatcctccatacTTCGAAGAAATCTTCCGTATGACTGGGTGTACGTTTGCTGCGATTGTGAATAAACTCGAAGAGTATGATGATTTTATGAGAGCTGAAAAAATTGTTAACGTTTCTGCCCTAAAATCACAAGTAGAAGCTTTACAAGGGCAGGGGAGCAGTGGAAAGAAGCCgcagtttaaaaagaaagagggggatgcAACTTTTATCTGGAACCAGAACCCTTCACCCAAaccccgataccaacacaatccaacctaccaaccacATTACCCTTATTATTCAAACCCGCACCATGTATATACTACCAATATCCATCACCCTCggcctcgcccaagctatcctaacccACCTTTAGCCCATTTTCAAATCTCTCAACCAAATCCACCCCAAAACcgacctcgccctccatataacccaagatttcctccCCTAAATAGACCTGTTTATAGTcatcctcaacctcctgaaccttacaaccaATCCCGTAGCCGTACATTTACCGATTTAGGCAGGCCTCtagaccaattgtatgaccagtTGAAGGCCGCCGGAAAGATTGGCACGGTACCCCCTCTGACCTATCCATATGGCATATACGCTGGGTATAACCCACAAGCcgtctgtgcttatcattcaggggcaCCCGGACATTCGACTGTTGATTGCAAGGCTCTTAAGCATAgaattcaagatatgattgaagcCGGAGAGATTGTAATCAGGAAAAAGGAGGCACAAGGGCCGAATATAAATAGGAACCCCTTGCCTGAACACGCTAATACCATTGGAGTCATTCTGGACGATGCAGAGTATGAGGAGCAAGTCAAAAAATTGGCAAGGGAAGCTGAGGTGTTTGGGATCACAGACCAACCATTTATAATAGAGGTGCCGTTTGAGGAGGATAAAAGGccttttattttggatctcaCTCTAGCTGAGAGCAAGGCTTTGGAGCCAATGGTCATCGAATTTCCGGAGCAGGAGCCTGTTCTGAGTTTGCAGCGAGTGCCATGGAACTACGATGAACCTGTCATACAAATTGGAGAAAAGTCAATTGCCAAAGAAGAGGTGTCAGTGGTCACTAGACCAGGGAGGATTGCAAGTCCGTTTGGAGCTACCATTCCGATTCAAACAAATAACCCCGAGCTGCCCGCTAAACCAACAATTACCGAGAAGGAAgccttggattttcttaaaaggctccaAAGAAGCGAATATAATGTAGTCGAGAAGCTAAGCAAGTCGCCCGCCCAAATATCCATGTTGGATCTGCTCTTTTCTTCGGATATGCATAGGGATGCGTTGCTCGAAGTGTTGAccaaagctcaaatccctaaggACATTTCGGTTGCTAATTTCTGA